One window from the genome of Nitrospira sp. encodes:
- the hflX gene encoding GTPase HflX, whose protein sequence is MSKPAQSHAVLVAIRTPRMTAEELESSLQELTRLVKTLGYHVVGQVTQKRSSDKYAAVLGQGKLAELAQWTGGSGKIESAFERPKHKAASKFEAADSDITEESDDDESDDTIETAPGPREQAQIVIVDCDLSPSQLKNLERAAGVPVLDRTGVIIEIFSRHARTRAARLQVEIARLNYLAPRLRETGGGSERQGGGVGGKGAGETSLELDKRRIRDRMKELRAELAAIGDEHQTRRARREHELTVALVGYTNAGKSSLMRAMTGIEVLVADKLFATLDTTIRPLYPDTRPKVLMSDTVGFIKKLPHDLVASFKSTLDEAASASLLLFVVDASDPSFRSQLEVTRTVLAEVGATDVPSLLVLNKQDRLGPDALAALKAEYPDAFFLSTRSKDDLQALRERIMGYFESEMIDEELHVPFTAQGVVAEIRAKMRILSEAYDAEGLTIRVRATPEDVAGLKKKLAR, encoded by the coding sequence ATGTCGAAGCCTGCACAATCACATGCCGTTCTTGTGGCGATCCGCACCCCTCGAATGACAGCGGAGGAGCTGGAAAGTTCTCTGCAAGAGCTCACGCGTCTTGTAAAAACCCTCGGGTACCATGTCGTGGGCCAGGTGACGCAAAAGCGTAGTTCCGATAAATATGCAGCGGTCCTGGGTCAGGGGAAACTTGCCGAATTGGCACAGTGGACCGGCGGTTCCGGGAAAATCGAATCGGCGTTTGAACGGCCGAAGCATAAAGCGGCGTCGAAGTTCGAGGCGGCGGACTCGGACATCACGGAAGAATCAGACGACGATGAATCGGATGATACCATCGAGACCGCACCCGGCCCTCGCGAGCAGGCGCAGATTGTCATTGTGGACTGCGATCTGTCGCCGTCCCAATTGAAGAATCTTGAACGTGCCGCCGGCGTGCCGGTGCTCGATCGTACCGGGGTCATTATTGAGATTTTCAGCCGTCACGCTCGGACGAGGGCAGCCCGGCTCCAGGTGGAGATCGCGCGGCTCAATTATCTTGCGCCGCGCTTGCGGGAAACCGGCGGCGGCAGCGAGCGGCAAGGCGGAGGCGTCGGGGGCAAAGGGGCCGGGGAGACGAGCCTGGAGCTCGATAAGCGCAGAATCCGCGATCGCATGAAAGAACTCAGAGCCGAATTGGCGGCGATCGGGGACGAGCATCAGACGCGCCGCGCGAGACGGGAACACGAATTGACGGTCGCGCTCGTTGGGTACACGAATGCCGGGAAATCTTCGCTGATGCGTGCGATGACCGGGATCGAGGTGCTCGTGGCCGACAAGCTGTTCGCCACACTCGATACCACGATCCGACCGCTGTATCCCGACACGCGTCCCAAAGTGCTCATGAGCGATACGGTGGGATTCATCAAAAAACTCCCGCATGACCTGGTGGCGTCGTTCAAGTCGACGCTGGATGAAGCGGCCTCTGCTTCGTTGTTGCTGTTCGTCGTCGATGCCTCAGATCCCTCCTTTCGCTCCCAACTCGAGGTCACGCGGACGGTGTTAGCCGAAGTCGGCGCCACGGATGTTCCCAGCCTCTTGGTGTTGAATAAGCAAGATCGTCTCGGTCCGGACGCGCTCGCGGCGCTGAAGGCGGAATATCCGGACGCCTTTTTTCTGTCCACGAGAAGCAAGGACGATCTGCAGGCGCTCCGTGAGCGCATTATGGGGTACTTTGAGAGCGAAATGATCGACGAGGAATTGCATGTTCCGTTTACGGCGCAAGGGGTCGTGGCGGAGATCCGCGCCAAGATGCGTATCCTGTCCGAAGCCTATGATGCCGAGGGCCTCACGATACGGGTCCGAGCGACCCCTGAGGACGTGGCTGGTCTCAAAAAGAAGCTCGCGCGATAA
- a CDS encoding DUF4926 domain-containing protein: MIQDIHVLDVVALTEDVSDRGLLRGQVGTVVESLGPGVFEVEFVDNDGRTYALCPVKSSQLLVLHYQPA, translated from the coding sequence ATGATCCAAGACATTCATGTGCTTGATGTGGTGGCGCTGACGGAAGATGTGTCTGATCGGGGCTTGCTGCGTGGGCAAGTGGGCACGGTGGTGGAATCGCTTGGCCCAGGTGTGTTCGAAGTCGAGTTTGTGGATAATGATGGCAGGACCTATGCCTTGTGCCCGGTGAAATCCAGCCAACTCCTTGTTCTGCACTATCAGCCTGCATGA
- a CDS encoding YkvA family protein gives MKTLSPAMLLKALKMFRGFTKAASEYLRDKERLRYLLAAAVSIAQGRGGKLLKDLQLLVRLLKASVSGAYTGLLVHRLVTIVAALLYLISPLDVIPDFIPVVGYVDDAAVIAWVLKSIAEELKDFRMWEEGT, from the coding sequence ATGAAGACACTGTCTCCAGCCATGCTCCTGAAGGCGTTGAAGATGTTTCGCGGGTTCACGAAGGCGGCTTCGGAGTATCTCAGGGACAAAGAGCGGCTTCGTTATCTCCTGGCCGCGGCGGTCTCGATCGCACAAGGCCGCGGTGGGAAGCTGTTGAAGGACCTTCAATTATTGGTGCGGCTCCTGAAAGCGTCGGTGAGCGGGGCCTATACCGGCCTCTTGGTCCACAGGCTCGTGACGATCGTCGCGGCGCTGCTGTATCTCATCAGTCCGCTGGATGTGATTCCGGACTTCATCCCGGTTGTCGGCTATGTGGACGATGCGGCGGTGATTGCCTGGGTGCTGAAAAGCATTGCTGAAGAGCTGAAGGACTTTCGGATGTGGGAAGAGGGGACGTGA
- a CDS encoding type II toxin-antitoxin system mRNA interferase toxin, RelE/StbE family: MWEIYEHRRASKSLDRLPLELLKRYEKWKDIVRISGPAGLRLIKGFHDERLQGEWEGHRSSRLNAQYRVIYKVEEQRVLVVIMDVTAHDYRRQ; encoded by the coding sequence ATGTGGGAGATCTACGAACACCGCCGAGCAAGCAAGAGCCTCGACCGCCTTCCGCTCGAATTGCTGAAACGCTACGAAAAGTGGAAAGACATCGTGCGGATCTCCGGCCCGGCAGGCCTACGCCTGATCAAAGGTTTCCACGATGAACGCCTTCAAGGCGAATGGGAAGGTCACCGCTCGTCACGGTTGAATGCACAGTATCGAGTGATCTACAAGGTTGAAGAACAGCGCGTTCTGGTCGTGATCATGGACGTGACCGCGCACGATTATCGGAGGCAATGA
- a CDS encoding helix-turn-helix transcriptional regulator, whose amino-acid sequence MMKTKDVRPAKARVMVSVGESVRIVRELQGLTQSELARRTKIPQSTISAIENDTINLGVERAKTLARVLQCHPAVLVFPGWDTAKQSAA is encoded by the coding sequence ATGATGAAAACCAAAGACGTTCGTCCGGCAAAAGCGCGGGTGATGGTCTCGGTGGGAGAATCCGTTCGGATTGTCCGTGAACTGCAAGGGCTCACGCAAAGCGAGTTGGCTCGAAGGACCAAGATTCCACAGTCCACGATCTCGGCCATTGAAAACGACACCATCAATCTTGGCGTCGAACGGGCCAAAACTCTGGCGCGGGTCCTCCAGTGCCATCCAGCCGTCCTGGTCTTTCCCGGCTGGGACACGGCCAAGCAGTCCGCAGCCTAG
- a CDS encoding YkvA family protein, protein MKRLSPAMLLKALKVFRGFTKAAGEYLRDKERLRYLLAAAVSIAQGRGGALLRDLQLLVRLLKASVSGAYTGLSVHKLVTIVAAMLYLISPLDVIPDFIPVIGYVDDAAVIAWVLKSIAEELKDFRMWEEGT, encoded by the coding sequence ATGAAGAGACTGTCTCCAGCCATGCTCCTGAAGGCGTTGAAGGTGTTTCGCGGATTCACGAAGGCGGCAGGGGAGTATCTCAGGGATAAAGAGCGGCTGCGTTATCTGTTGGCCGCGGCGGTCTCGATCGCACAAGGCCGCGGTGGGGCGCTGTTGCGAGACCTTCAATTATTGGTGCGGCTCCTGAAAGCGTCGGTGAGCGGGGCCTATACCGGCCTCTCCGTCCACAAGCTCGTGACCATCGTTGCGGCGATGCTGTATCTCATCAGTCCGCTGGATGTGATTCCCGACTTCATCCCGGTTATTGGCTATGTGGATGATGCGGCGGTGATCGCCTGGGTGCTGAAGAGCATTGCTGAAGAGCTGAAGGACTTTCGGATGTGGGAAGAGGGGACGTGA
- a CDS encoding addiction module protein has protein sequence MTDKSQAIVEQALKLSPTERAEVAEKLIVSLDEAPDIDVEQAWQEEIQQRLQQIERGEVKTIPWEEVQRRLRHGR, from the coding sequence ATGACGGACAAGTCACAAGCTATCGTAGAACAAGCCCTCAAGCTCTCGCCCACTGAACGCGCAGAAGTGGCCGAGAAATTGATCGTCAGCCTCGATGAGGCTCCGGATATCGATGTAGAGCAGGCTTGGCAGGAAGAAATTCAGCAGCGTTTACAGCAAATCGAACGTGGCGAGGTGAAGACGATTCCTTGGGAGGAGGTCCAGAGGCGCCTGCGACATGGCCGGTGA
- a CDS encoding sigma-54 dependent transcriptional regulator, translating into MYDVDRILGSSDCMKEIRNLISRVADSPSNILLTGERGTGKELVAKVIHHISGRRAASFVPVLCSAMSEAAWENELFTEAHNGTLFFDEIGELPLMLQTKLVQIIEDKKAHRMGAAKSTMVDVRIIASTTLDLANEVKAKRFRGDLYYRLKVVEIDLPPLRERRKDIPVLAEIFVTRYSQEYSKPVRGLSEAALVSLMHYSWPGNVRELESVIERAVTLSQSGELLSSDLPVSVQWLDSKLQMTSPKLRLASDVQKAKTLKQVEEEYIRLILEKTGGNHVQTARILGIDRRTLYRKLEVMENTGVIE; encoded by the coding sequence ATGTACGACGTTGATCGGATCTTAGGCAGCAGCGACTGTATGAAGGAGATTCGCAACCTTATCTCTCGCGTGGCTGATAGCCCCAGTAATATTCTGCTTACAGGGGAGAGAGGGACAGGGAAAGAGTTGGTCGCGAAGGTTATCCACCATATCAGTGGGCGGAGGGCAGCATCGTTCGTGCCAGTGCTTTGCTCCGCAATGTCAGAAGCCGCTTGGGAAAACGAGCTGTTCACAGAGGCCCATAACGGAACGCTCTTTTTCGACGAGATTGGTGAGTTGCCACTGATGCTGCAAACAAAATTGGTGCAGATCATTGAGGACAAGAAAGCCCACCGAATGGGAGCGGCCAAATCCACTATGGTGGATGTGCGGATTATTGCCTCGACAACTCTGGATCTTGCAAATGAGGTCAAAGCCAAGCGTTTCCGAGGGGATCTCTATTATCGACTGAAGGTGGTTGAGATTGACCTACCTCCATTGCGAGAGCGGCGGAAGGATATTCCCGTGTTAGCGGAAATATTTGTGACTCGGTATTCGCAAGAGTATTCGAAGCCGGTTCGTGGGCTTAGTGAAGCGGCTCTAGTTTCGCTCATGCATTACTCTTGGCCTGGCAATGTGCGAGAGCTTGAGAGTGTCATCGAACGCGCTGTCACATTAAGTCAATCAGGCGAGCTGCTTTCTAGTGATTTGCCTGTGTCTGTTCAATGGCTAGATAGCAAGCTGCAGATGACTTCGCCAAAACTGCGCCTTGCCAGTGATGTTCAGAAGGCCAAGACCCTTAAACAAGTCGAGGAAGAATATATCCGCTTAATTCTTGAGAAGACTGGCGGTAATCACGTCCAGACCGCGCGCATCCTCGGGATCGATCGTAGAACGCTTTATCGAAAATTGGAAGTAATGGAGAATACCGGAGTCATCGAATGA
- a CDS encoding DEAD/DEAH box helicase family protein, translated as MNEAETRAEHIDPALKAAGWGVVEGSRILREYPITLGRIEGLGRRSKPLIADYVLVYRNHKLAVVEAKAWDEQLTEGVGQAKNYAGKLAIRFTYATNGKGVYGIDMETGAEGEVPHYPSPDELWSLTFAKQNTWRDRFSAIPFEDKGGSHPSRYYQDIAVERVMQAMAENRPRILLTLATGTGKTFIAFQIAWKLFHSRWNLSREPSRRPRILFLADRNILANQAYNAFSAFPEDALVRIEPDDIRKKGKVPKNGSLFFTIFQTFMSGPPKDGKPSPYFGEYPPDFFDFIVIDECHRGGANDESNWRGILEYFSPAVQLGLTATPKRKDNVDTYAYFGEPVYIYSLKDGINDGFLTQFKVKQISTTLDEYVYTPDDTLVEGEIEAKKRYTESDFNKIIEIKEREKKRVDIFMSQINQQEKTLVFCATQDHALAVRDLINQMKTSTDPNYCQRVTANDGELGEQHLRDFQDNEKTIPTILTTSQKLSTGVDARNIRNIVLMRPINSMIEFKQIIGRGTRLYDGKDYFTIYDFVKAHHHFSDPEWDGEPIEPETKAGGKTVPPSPPPVDEVREETDEYVRKKRIKVKLADGKARTIQHMMVTTFWHPDGTPMSAQQFLEMLFGKLPEFFQDEAELRALWSAPDTRVKLLQGLAEKGFGSEQMAEMQRIIDAENSDLFDVLAHVAYALAPLTREERAVRAKLEISAHFNRKQQAFLGFVLAQYVKVGVEELAQDKLSPLLKLKYHNAIADAVADLGKPEEIGKVFAGFQKYLYQPQAQARP; from the coding sequence ATGAACGAAGCCGAAACTAGAGCCGAGCATATTGACCCCGCACTGAAAGCGGCGGGCTGGGGTGTCGTCGAGGGAAGCCGCATTCTGCGTGAATATCCCATCACGCTGGGTCGGATCGAAGGCCTCGGTCGGCGTAGCAAGCCCTTGATTGCGGACTATGTGCTGGTCTATCGCAATCATAAACTCGCCGTCGTTGAGGCCAAGGCCTGGGATGAACAACTGACCGAAGGGGTGGGGCAGGCCAAGAACTATGCGGGGAAGCTCGCCATTCGCTTCACCTACGCCACCAACGGTAAAGGTGTCTACGGCATCGACATGGAGACCGGCGCGGAAGGCGAGGTGCCGCACTATCCCAGCCCGGACGAACTTTGGAGCTTGACCTTCGCGAAACAGAATACCTGGCGCGACCGCTTTTCTGCGATTCCGTTTGAGGATAAGGGCGGGTCGCACCCCAGCCGCTACTATCAGGACATTGCCGTTGAGCGTGTGATGCAGGCCATGGCGGAAAACCGGCCGCGTATCCTGCTCACGCTCGCCACCGGCACCGGCAAGACCTTCATCGCCTTTCAGATTGCGTGGAAGCTCTTCCATAGCCGTTGGAACCTGAGCCGCGAGCCGTCGCGTCGGCCACGCATTCTGTTTCTGGCTGACCGGAACATTCTGGCTAATCAGGCCTATAACGCCTTCTCCGCCTTTCCCGAAGATGCGTTGGTAAGGATCGAGCCGGACGATATTCGCAAGAAAGGCAAAGTGCCGAAGAACGGCAGCCTGTTCTTCACCATATTCCAGACCTTCATGAGCGGGCCCCCGAAGGATGGAAAGCCATCGCCCTATTTCGGTGAGTATCCGCCGGATTTCTTCGACTTCATCGTCATCGACGAGTGTCATCGTGGCGGTGCGAATGATGAAAGTAATTGGCGTGGCATCCTCGAATACTTCTCTCCGGCTGTGCAGCTCGGTCTGACCGCGACGCCCAAGCGCAAAGACAACGTGGACACCTACGCCTACTTCGGCGAGCCGGTCTATATTTACTCGCTCAAGGACGGCATCAACGACGGCTTCCTGACGCAGTTCAAGGTGAAGCAAATCTCCACGACGCTCGACGAGTACGTCTATACGCCGGACGATACGCTTGTGGAAGGTGAGATTGAGGCGAAGAAGCGCTATACGGAGAGCGACTTCAATAAGATCATCGAGATCAAAGAGCGCGAAAAGAAGCGCGTGGACATCTTCATGAGCCAGATCAACCAGCAGGAGAAGACACTGGTGTTTTGCGCCACACAGGATCACGCGCTGGCCGTGCGCGACCTCATCAACCAGATGAAGACGAGCACCGACCCCAACTACTGCCAGCGGGTGACGGCCAACGACGGCGAACTTGGCGAACAACACCTCCGCGACTTCCAAGACAACGAAAAGACCATCCCGACGATTTTGACGACCTCGCAAAAGCTTTCAACCGGTGTAGATGCCCGCAACATCCGCAACATCGTGCTGATGCGCCCGATCAATTCCATGATCGAGTTCAAGCAGATCATCGGACGCGGGACGCGGCTGTATGACGGGAAGGACTACTTCACGATCTATGACTTCGTGAAAGCGCACCACCACTTCAGCGATCCGGAATGGGATGGGGAGCCGATCGAGCCGGAAACGAAAGCGGGAGGCAAGACGGTTCCACCATCGCCTCCACCTGTCGATGAGGTGCGTGAAGAGACTGACGAGTATGTGAGGAAGAAGAGAATCAAGGTGAAACTGGCCGACGGCAAAGCCCGCACCATCCAGCACATGATGGTGACGACGTTTTGGCATCCCGACGGGACGCCTATGTCGGCGCAGCAGTTTTTAGAAATGCTGTTTGGCAAATTACCTGAGTTCTTCCAGGACGAAGCCGAACTCCGCGCCTTATGGAGTGCGCCTGATACAAGAGTGAAGTTGTTACAGGGGCTTGCGGAGAAAGGGTTTGGCTCGGAACAGATGGCCGAAATGCAACGGATCATCGATGCCGAGAACAGCGATCTCTTCGACGTGCTCGCGCATGTAGCCTATGCTCTCGCCCCACTCACGCGCGAAGAGCGGGCTGTTAGGGCCAAGCTAGAGATCAGTGCCCACTTCAACCGCAAGCAGCAAGCCTTTCTGGGCTTTGTACTCGCGCAATACGTGAAGGTGGGTGTGGAGGAACTTGCTCAAGATAAGCTCTCGCCATTGCTCAAGCTCAAGTATCACAACGCCATCGCCGACGCCGTGGCCGACCTGGGCAAGCCCGAAGAGATCGGCAAAGTCTTCGCTGGATTTCAGAAATATTTGTATCAACCGCAGGCCCAGGCTCGGCCATAA
- a CDS encoding RNA-directed DNA polymerase yields MNQQDTPPVKPKIERYFSLDHLPKWSLDELSTNDVLTGLLDHGLFAEKVPPCFTSKGLAAQAESLLGSLLDEANEKKLLKEINGKSHDYIRYEALRDINIPRHLGIPHPESYSVQALAIKKHWDEVKEHCGKPTPPVSRIHVRHVGGGCIFEMNYKGSEHYQLEEDEIEWQAGAQFVVKADIAACFPSIYTHSIPWALHGRETAKNEKGLSKLSGNLLDKCTQNARDGQTNGLIIGPHASNILSEIILTSIDYELLSKGYTKLKRHIDDYVFYADTYDEAERFLKDLGLNLRAYEMSLNEKKTRILTLPRPSEENWTQELNRFAFPKGDLVRFSTVRSFLDLALENAIAAGTSAPLNYAIKMLADDRDERPLNPRAKRLYIQEAINLALAYPYLVPLLDKYVFDKYGGEETATKIAEFSTSLVRLGARRLYPDTIAHAFYYALKHELLLQIKEEDLLSVLTLDDCIANVLLLEYAAKHDLKKVQTAVSERAAKLKSGDSRDRDKHWLLIYQTWTENELRGNKQEFLATLKKQEFRFITVPAREVVNPVVKDSDFPDSIYSS; encoded by the coding sequence ATGAACCAACAAGACACCCCTCCAGTAAAGCCAAAAATTGAACGGTATTTCAGTCTTGATCATCTGCCGAAATGGAGTCTCGACGAATTAAGCACCAATGATGTTTTAACCGGGTTACTTGACCACGGCCTGTTCGCGGAAAAAGTACCTCCTTGCTTCACCTCGAAGGGGCTCGCAGCTCAAGCGGAATCATTGCTTGGAAGCCTATTGGATGAGGCAAACGAGAAGAAATTATTGAAGGAGATCAACGGAAAATCCCATGACTACATTCGGTATGAGGCGTTACGGGATATCAATATTCCAAGACATCTTGGTATCCCGCACCCGGAAAGCTATTCAGTTCAGGCTCTAGCGATCAAGAAACATTGGGATGAGGTTAAGGAGCACTGCGGCAAACCTACACCACCAGTCAGTCGAATTCATGTCAGGCATGTTGGCGGTGGCTGTATCTTTGAGATGAATTACAAGGGGAGTGAACACTATCAGCTTGAGGAGGATGAGATTGAATGGCAGGCAGGCGCGCAGTTTGTTGTTAAGGCAGACATCGCCGCGTGTTTCCCAAGCATATACACACATTCAATCCCGTGGGCACTTCATGGGCGAGAGACCGCGAAAAATGAAAAGGGTTTAAGCAAGCTGTCCGGCAATCTGCTGGACAAATGCACGCAAAATGCCCGGGATGGGCAGACAAACGGTTTGATAATTGGTCCTCATGCGTCCAACATCCTTTCGGAAATTATTCTGACCAGCATAGATTATGAACTGCTGTCCAAGGGATACACGAAACTTAAACGTCACATTGATGACTATGTGTTTTACGCAGATACCTACGATGAAGCTGAGAGATTTCTCAAAGATTTAGGCCTGAATTTGCGCGCATACGAAATGTCACTCAATGAGAAGAAGACCCGCATACTTACTCTTCCCAGGCCAAGTGAAGAAAATTGGACTCAGGAGCTTAATCGTTTTGCTTTCCCCAAGGGCGACCTTGTGAGGTTTTCAACAGTTCGGTCTTTTCTCGATTTGGCACTAGAGAACGCCATTGCAGCGGGTACGTCGGCACCGCTGAACTATGCGATCAAGATGTTGGCAGATGACAGAGACGAAAGACCTCTGAATCCGAGAGCGAAGCGACTTTATATTCAGGAAGCAATTAACCTCGCGCTTGCCTATCCCTACCTGGTTCCCCTACTTGATAAATATGTATTTGATAAATATGGGGGCGAAGAAACCGCGACCAAGATCGCTGAGTTTTCAACGTCACTCGTTCGTTTGGGGGCCAGGAGACTCTACCCGGATACGATTGCTCACGCTTTTTACTACGCTTTAAAGCATGAATTGCTTCTCCAGATAAAAGAGGAAGATTTATTGAGTGTCCTGACACTCGACGATTGCATTGCTAATGTGTTGCTGCTGGAGTATGCAGCCAAGCACGATTTGAAGAAAGTGCAGACTGCTGTGAGCGAACGCGCAGCCAAACTCAAATCCGGTGACTCAAGAGATAGGGATAAACATTGGCTGTTGATTTACCAGACGTGGACGGAAAATGAGTTACGTGGAAACAAACAGGAATTTTTAGCCACACTGAAGAAGCAGGAGTTCCGGTTTATTACAGTGCCAGCACGTGAAGTCGTGAATCCCGTGGTCAAGGATTCTGATTTTCCTGATTCCATTTATTCCTCATGA
- a CDS encoding restriction endonuclease subunit S, with protein MKKGWPTKTLGQLCQLISGQHIEAKDYNTESRGVGYLTGPSDFGPLNPVISKWTEHPKVKAKCGDVLITVKGSGVGKINLLDQDEVAISRQLMAVRVTGADSRFVHAILSSTFDHFQSLSTGAAIPGISREQVLGLKIALPPLPEQQRIVGILDEAFEGLATATANAEKNLHNARALFESHLQSVFTQRGKGWVEKTLGDVCEFENGDRGKNYPNRHEYVQSGIPWINTGHIQPDGTLSMKEMNFITREKFDSLRSGKIQTGDLVYCLRGATLGKTAFVDPLTEGAVASSLVIVRPSSLLDSKFLYFFLTSPFGQGLIKGFENGAAQPNLGARSVAKYPIPIPPAVDQRRIAERLMDLRQETKRLESIYQQKLAALDELKKSLLHQAFAGQL; from the coding sequence ATGAAGAAGGGGTGGCCAACGAAAACACTAGGGCAGTTGTGCCAACTCATTTCTGGTCAGCATATCGAGGCGAAAGACTACAACACAGAGTCTCGCGGCGTCGGCTATCTCACTGGCCCTTCCGACTTTGGGCCTTTGAATCCGGTCATCTCGAAGTGGACAGAACATCCGAAGGTCAAAGCAAAGTGTGGTGACGTTCTGATTACTGTCAAAGGATCAGGCGTCGGCAAAATCAACTTGCTAGACCAAGACGAAGTTGCGATAAGTCGCCAGTTGATGGCTGTGCGGGTAACGGGCGCTGACTCTAGATTTGTCCATGCGATCCTCAGTTCGACGTTTGACCACTTCCAATCATTGTCCACCGGCGCGGCAATCCCTGGAATCTCACGGGAGCAGGTTCTTGGATTGAAAATTGCGCTTCCTCCGCTCCCCGAACAGCAGCGGATCGTCGGCATCCTCGACGAAGCGTTTGAGGGCCTGGCCACCGCCACAGCCAACGCAGAAAAGAACCTCCACAACGCCCGCGCCCTCTTCGAAAGCCACCTCCAATCGGTCTTCACTCAGCGCGGAAAGGGGTGGGTGGAGAAGACACTCGGCGATGTGTGCGAGTTTGAGAATGGTGATCGTGGGAAAAACTATCCCAACCGCCATGAGTATGTTCAGTCCGGGATTCCTTGGATTAATACGGGACACATTCAGCCTGACGGAACTCTTTCTATGAAAGAAATGAACTTTATCACTCGGGAGAAATTCGACTCGCTTCGCAGTGGTAAGATTCAGACAGGCGACTTGGTTTATTGCTTGAGAGGTGCAACGCTTGGTAAAACCGCTTTTGTCGATCCGCTCACCGAGGGCGCAGTCGCGTCTTCTCTGGTCATTGTCCGCCCGTCGTCACTTCTGGACAGCAAGTTTCTCTATTTCTTTCTCACCAGCCCATTCGGACAGGGGCTCATCAAAGGATTTGAGAATGGAGCTGCCCAGCCCAATCTCGGAGCACGGAGCGTTGCGAAATATCCGATTCCAATTCCTCCAGCCGTAGATCAAAGACGAATCGCCGAAAGACTGATGGACCTCCGCCAAGAAACCAAACGCCTCGAATCCATCTATCAGCAAAAGCTCGCCGCGCTGGACGAATTGAAGAAGTCGCTGCTGCACCAGGCCTTTGCCGGTCAACTGTAG